TTATAAAAATATTTGTGCTATTGCTTATAAAAATTCAGGTGCAAAATGGGATATTATAAGATCTGCTCCTGCACGTTTAATAGAAATCAATGATTCATATATAACATCTTCAGTAAGATAACCTGCTTCTATTCCTGCTTTAATCATTGAATACTCTCCACTAACTTGATAAGCTGCTGTTGGCACATTAAATTCATCTTTAATAGATTTAATGACATCAAGATAAGCTATTGCAGGTTTTACCATTAATATATCTGCACCTTCCACTAAATCAAGTTCTGACTCTCTTAAAGCCTCATTCACATTTGAAGGATTCATTTGGTAAGTTTTTCTATCACCAAATGATGGAGCGGAATCTACAGCATGCCTAAATGGTGCATAAAATGCTGATGCATATTTTGCAGCATAAGACATTATAAGAACATCATCATATCCATTTACATCAAGTGTTTCCCTTATAGCTTCAACTCTACCATCCATCATATCTGAAGGTGCTACAATATCGGCCCCTGCTTCAGCATGGCTTAAAGCTATCTTTGAGAGATATTCAAGACTTTCATCATTAATTATTTCATCATCATCAATTATTCCGCAATGTCCTTGGGTCGTGTACTGACACATACAAACATCTGTTATAACCACAAGATTTGTTTCTTCTTTCAATTTGCGGACCGTATTTTGAACTATTCCATTTTCATCATAAGCCGATGATCCTATATCATCTTTTTTATCAGGCATTCCAAACAAGAGAACTGATACTAAACCTCTTTTTTCAAGCTTTTTAGCCTCAAAAACTGCATCATTCAATGAATATCTGTATTGACCAGGCATTGTATCAATATGCTCTTTTTGGCCGTCTTTTAATGTTTCTTTAACAAACATGGGATAGATAAAATCTTCGGGGTTGAGCTTTGTTTCACTTAAAATTTTCCTTATTTGAGGTGTTTTTCTTAATCTTCGCATCCTTGTAATTGGAAATTGCATTATATCACCAATCTAACTTTGAAATTCAGAACGTATAAAAATTATTTCTACAAATTATAGATATGGGCATCATTTAATAAATATATTATAATCAAAAAAATAATTAAAAAAAATGTAAAACAGTGTAATAATTAAAAATTATTTAGGTGGAAATACCTCAAAGAATAATTCTCTAAATTTGTCCATTAATTCTTTAGGGAACTTTAAACCAACACATATTATGAGAACCCCGGTTCTAACAGTGCCTTCTTCGTTGTTAGGGTCTTCTATGAGTTCTTCATCAAAAACCAGATTTACATTTGATTTTTCTTGAAGAAAATCCCAGAGAGTTTCCTTTTCAGGGTCTTTTCCCTTTTCAGCGATTTTATTTCGAAGTACTAACTGTAAAAACTTCTCCCAATCACCATATTCGCAAAATTCGATCCACACTGATCCTTTATAATCAATACATGAATTACATGTT
This portion of the Methanobacterium sp. genome encodes:
- the hemB gene encoding porphobilinogen synthase: MQFPITRMRRLRKTPQIRKILSETKLNPEDFIYPMFVKETLKDGQKEHIDTMPGQYRYSLNDAVFEAKKLEKRGLVSVLLFGMPDKKDDIGSSAYDENGIVQNTVRKLKEETNLVVITDVCMCQYTTQGHCGIIDDDEIINDESLEYLSKIALSHAEAGADIVAPSDMMDGRVEAIRETLDVNGYDDVLIMSYAAKYASAFYAPFRHAVDSAPSFGDRKTYQMNPSNVNEALRESELDLVEGADILMVKPAIAYLDVIKSIKDEFNVPTAAYQVSGEYSMIKAGIEAGYLTEDVIYESLISIKRAGADLIISHFAPEFL